Below is a window of Campylobacter canadensis DNA.
AACAAACAAGGTATTTTATCAACGAACAAGCAGTTAGCAAAAAACTAATTAATGAAATTTTGGCCAATAAAATTCGCTATTTAAGTGCGAGAAATTATGATGATTTTGAGCCTAATTATTTACTTGCATTATTAGACAAATCAATAGCAATTAAAGATAGTGAATTTAATAAAATATTAAATGAATTTAAAGAAGATTTTTCAAAATTAAACGAGCTAGAAAATAAACTAAAGCAATTAAGCGAAGATGAAGATAAAATAAATGACTTAAGAGACTTTTTAAAATTTGAAATTGAAAAAATAAAAAAAATAAATCCAAAAGAAAACGAATATGATGAACTACTAGCCATTAAAAGCAAATTATCAAAACAAGATAAAATAAGTAATATCCTAGAGCAGTGTCAAGGAATTTTACACTATGAAAATAAGGTAAATGAGCTTTTAAAATTACTTGATATTGATAATGAATTTTTTCAAAATACAATGTATGAATTAAATAACATTTTTTATGAAGCAGAGCAAATTAATGATGAATATGATATTGAATATATTTTAAATAGATTAGAAGAATTAAATTATATTATCAAAAAATACTCAAGTATAGAAAATGCAAAAGAAGTACTAGCAAAAAAACAAGAAGAACTACAAGAATATGAAAATATAGAAGAAAATATAGCCTTATTAAAAAGCCAAATAAAGCTAATAAAAGAAAGTTTAAATACCCTTGCTAATTATTTACACGATAAAAGAAGTAAAGAATTAATTTTAATAGAAAAAGAAATAAACGATATCTTAAAGGATTTATTTTTAGAAAGCCTAAAATTAAACCTTACAAAATGTACTTTAAATAGCACTGGTTTAAGCCTTTTAAATATTGATTTAAAAGGTGCTGGCTTTAAAGAAGTTAGCTCAGGGGAGTTAAATAGATTAAGGCTTGCATTTTTATGCGTATTTGCTAATAGATTAAGCGAATTTAATGGTATTTTGTTTTTAGATGAAATTGATGCAAATTTAAGCGGTAAAGAAGCAGCAAGCATAGCAAATGTCTTGCAAAAACTTGCTAATAATTTTCAAATTTTTGCAATTACTCATATGCCATATATTTGCGCTAAGGCTAATCAGCATATTTTAGTTAGCAAAATAAACGATGAAAGTTCTGCAAAAAGCATTCAAGGCGAAGAAGTGCAAAAAGAATTAGCTAGAATGATAAGTGATGGAAGTTTAGATAAAGCCGCCTTAGAATTTGTAAAAAATCT
It encodes the following:
- a CDS encoding AAA family ATPase encodes the protein MIERIYFKDNLSFKNLSLEFKNGLVCFSGVSGAGKSVIFKSILAAFAMAESNAALLEVSVNDKLNSDLIDSDEINVFRVKKDKQTRYFINEQAVSKKLINEILANKIRYLSARNYDDFEPNYLLALLDKSIAIKDSEFNKILNEFKEDFSKLNELENKLKQLSEDEDKINDLRDFLKFEIEKIKKINPKENEYDELLAIKSKLSKQDKISNILEQCQGILHYENKVNELLKLLDIDNEFFQNTMYELNNIFYEAEQINDEYDIEYILNRLEELNYIIKKYSSIENAKEVLAKKQEELQEYENIEENIALLKSQIKLIKESLNTLANYLHDKRSKELILIEKEINDILKDLFLESLKLNLTKCTLNSTGLSLLNIDLKGAGFKEVSSGELNRLRLAFLCVFANRLSEFNGILFLDEIDANLSGKEAASIANVLQKLANNFQIFAITHMPYICAKANQHILVSKINDESSAKSIQGEEVQKELARMISDGSLDKAALEFVKNLLEKK